The following coding sequences are from one Gadus macrocephalus chromosome 3, ASM3116895v1 window:
- the LOC132454070 gene encoding mucin-5AC-like, which translates to MTTTAAPTSAAPTTITAASTTTTAAPTRTTAAPTTTTAVPTTTIASPTTTTPAVPTTTAAPAGPQEPPTVNEGSRDVSFSLQRPFESALSDSDSPEFQSLADEVTREVNNGYKLRFPGTFSRSLVRSFTNGSVIVDLTVVFTNLTVVPNGTVAVETLIQALATGTTNLAVIVSTITLSQTASTAAPTTTTAAPTTTTAAPTTTTAAPTTTTAAPTTTTAAPDSTESPAADEGTLDLSFSLTRTFQSSLSDPTSPAYRVLTNEVTREVNKGYRFFFPRTYSRSVVRSFRNGSILVEMILVFQNQTVVPTGVLAEQALQALISSGITNLTGLDLSTITARQTASTAAPTTTTAAPTTTTAAPTTTTAAPTTTTAAPTTTTAAPDSTESPAADEGTLDLSFSLTRTFQSSLSDPTSPAYRVLTNEVTREVNKGYRFFFPRTYSRSVVRSFRNGSILVEMILVFQNQTVVPTGVLAEQALQALISSGITNLTGLDLSTITATTTTSGGPTLKMTTTTAFCLPIFLTVIKGLLFST; encoded by the exons atgacaacaactgctgcaccaacaagtgctgcaccaacgacaataACCGCTGcatcaacaacgacaactgccgCACCAACGAGGACAACcgctgcaccaacaacaacaactgctgtaCCGACAACGACAATTGCctcaccaacaacgacaactccTGCAGTCCCAACTACTACTGCCGCACCAGCGGGCCCTCAAGAACCTCCTACAGTAAACGAAGGTTCTCGAGATGTGTCATTCAGTTTGCAACGCCCGTTTGAAAGCGCTTTGTCAGATTCTGATTCCCCAGAGTTTCAGTCGTTGGCTGATGAAGTCACAAGAGAG GTAAACAATGGCTACAAATTGAGATTTCCTGGCACTTTTTCCCGCTCTCTAGTAAGGTCTTTCAC GAACGGCTCGGTCATTGTGGATTTGACTGTAGTCTTCACCAACCTAACAGTTGTTCCAAATGGAACCGTTGCAGTGGAGACACTGATTCAAGCATTAGCCACCGGCACTACCAACCTAGCTGTGATCGTATCTACTATTACCTTGA GCCAAACAGCATCAACTGCAGCACCAACAACGActactgctgcaccaacgacaacaactgctgcaccaacgacaacaactgctgcacctacgacaacaactgctgcaccaacgacgacAACGGCTGCACCAGACTCTACAGAGTCTCCTGCAGCAGATGAAGGCACTTTGGATTTGAGTTTCAGTTTGACACGCACATTTCAAAGCTCTTTGTCAGATCCTACTTCCCCAGCCTATCGTGTGCTGACTAATGAAGTCACAAGAGAG GTTAACAAAGgctacagatttttttttccaagaaCATATTCCCGATCTGTTGTTAGGTCTTTTCG TAATGGCTCAATCCTTGTGGAAATGATCCTGGTCTTCCAAAACCAAACAGTGGTTCCGACCGGAGTCCTGGCAGAGCAGGCACTGCAGGCCTTAATATCCTCAGGTATCACCAACCTAACTGGACTGGACCTTTCTACTATTACCGCAA GACAAACAGCATCAACTGCAGCACCAACAACGActactgctgcaccaacgacaacaactgctgcaccaacgacaacaactgctgcacctacgacaacaactgctgcaccaacgacgacAACGGCTGCACCAGACTCTACAGAGTCTCCTGCAGCAGATGAAGGCACTTTGGATTTGAGTTTCAGTTTGACACGCACATTTCAAAGCTCTTTGTCAGATCCTACTTCCCCAGCCTATCGTGTGCTGACTAATGAAGTCACAAGAGAG GTTAACAAAGgctacagatttttttttccaagaaCATATTCCCGATCTGTTGTTAGGTCTTTTCG TAATGGCTCAATCCTTGTGGAAATGATCCTGGTCTTCCAAAACCAAACAGTGGTTCCGACCGGAGTCCTGGCAGAGCAGGCACTGCAGGCCTTAATATCCTCAGGTATCACCAACCTAACTGGACTGGACCTTTCTACTATTACCGCAA CAACAACCACCTCAGGAGGACCCACTCTG